A stretch of the uncultured Desulfobacter sp. genome encodes the following:
- the argJ gene encoding bifunctional glutamate N-acetyltransferase/amino-acid acetyltransferase ArgJ, translating to MKGFKFAGICAGIKKNRSLDLGLIYSEKPASAAALFTQNQVVAAPVILGRKTMEKGTLQAILANSGNANCFTGEQGIAHAQQCVELVAKALNVDPELVLVSSTGVIGAPLPVDKIEAKIPEAVKSLDSCTIVDFATAILTTDTCTKMVSRNGKINTSGEEKSFTIMGVAKGSGMIRPDMATMLSYIFTDADISGSLLKQALTHAASRSFNRITVDGDTSTNDTLVCMANGEGQAVIDNDEALGVFQAVLDEICYELAKRIVKDGEGATKVASITVKGALTQQDAFAAAEAIAHSPLTKTAIYGQDPNWGRITAAAGRSGATVDQNKMDLYFGDILLVQNGQWQGKAVEKEAAEIMKQDEISIVLDLNLGEGQDQFLFCDFSENYVKINADYRS from the coding sequence ATGAAAGGCTTTAAATTTGCCGGAATCTGTGCCGGAATTAAAAAAAACAGATCCTTGGATCTTGGCCTGATCTATTCGGAAAAACCTGCAAGTGCCGCAGCATTGTTTACACAAAACCAGGTGGTTGCCGCCCCTGTTATTCTCGGTAGAAAAACCATGGAAAAGGGTACGCTCCAGGCAATACTGGCCAATTCAGGCAATGCCAACTGTTTTACCGGTGAACAGGGCATCGCCCATGCACAGCAATGCGTTGAACTTGTGGCCAAAGCCCTTAACGTTGACCCGGAACTCGTATTGGTCTCGTCCACCGGTGTGATCGGTGCGCCCTTGCCCGTGGATAAAATTGAAGCCAAAATTCCGGAAGCCGTGAAAAGTCTTGATTCTTGCACGATTGTAGATTTTGCCACCGCTATCCTCACCACAGATACGTGCACCAAAATGGTGTCCCGTAATGGAAAAATAAATACATCCGGGGAGGAAAAAAGTTTTACCATTATGGGGGTTGCCAAAGGTTCCGGCATGATTCGGCCGGATATGGCCACCATGCTTTCCTATATCTTTACTGATGCTGATATCTCAGGCAGCCTGCTCAAACAGGCACTGACCCATGCCGCGTCCCGTTCCTTTAACCGGATTACGGTGGACGGGGATACCAGTACAAACGATACCCTTGTATGCATGGCCAACGGGGAAGGGCAGGCAGTGATTGACAATGATGAAGCCCTTGGGGTATTTCAGGCGGTTTTAGATGAGATTTGCTATGAGCTTGCTAAACGGATTGTCAAAGATGGAGAGGGTGCCACAAAGGTTGCCTCCATTACGGTGAAAGGTGCATTGACCCAGCAGGATGCATTTGCAGCGGCCGAAGCCATTGCCCATTCCCCCCTGACAAAAACCGCAATTTACGGCCAGGACCCCAACTGGGGCCGGATCACTGCTGCTGCCGGCAGGTCCGGGGCCACGGTGGATCAGAATAAGATGGATTTGTATTTTGGTGATATCCTGCTGGTTCAAAATGGTCAGTGGCAGGGAAAAGCTGTGGAAAAAGAGGCAGCAGAAATAATGAAACAAGATGAGATCAGCATTGTTCTGGATCTTAATCTCGGAGAAGGCCAGGATCAGTTCTTGTTTTGTGACTTCAGCGAAAATTATGTGAAAATTAATGCCGACTATAGATCCTGA
- a CDS encoding TetR/AcrR family transcriptional regulator, with translation MSKKDAILQAATVLFSKNGFKETSTADLAKMINVAEGTIFYHFKTKDGLFLAVLEKTKKMILEEFDAYMGNQNFDSGMGMIERAVSFHLFLAGKMENQFLLLHRYYPYHLAESVPQCRRYLEAIYDCLVSIYEDGIEMGIKDGSIDPLPTRKTALIIFSMVDGVVRFKTYNLYNANALFNELVSSCRRMLKT, from the coding sequence ATGTCCAAAAAAGATGCCATACTGCAGGCTGCCACTGTGCTGTTTTCCAAAAACGGGTTCAAAGAGACCTCCACCGCTGATCTGGCAAAAATGATCAATGTGGCCGAAGGAACCATTTTTTATCACTTCAAGACAAAAGACGGATTGTTCCTGGCAGTTCTTGAAAAGACCAAAAAAATGATTCTGGAAGAATTTGACGCCTATATGGGAAACCAGAATTTTGACAGCGGCATGGGCATGATTGAACGTGCGGTATCCTTTCATTTATTTTTGGCCGGCAAGATGGAGAACCAGTTTCTCCTTTTGCACAGGTACTACCCCTACCATCTGGCAGAGTCAGTACCCCAGTGCCGCAGGTATCTGGAAGCCATTTACGATTGTCTTGTGTCCATCTATGAAGACGGTATCGAAATGGGGATAAAGGACGGTTCCATTGATCCTTTGCCTACCCGCAAAACCGCATTGATTATCTTTTCCATGGTGGACGGGGTAGTCCGGTTTAAAACGTACAATCTGTATAATGCCAACGCACTGTTCAATGAATTGGTAAGCTCCTGCAGGCGCATGCTAAAGACTTAA
- a CDS encoding ATP-binding protein, whose product MAEDTTNTEKKAEDTGSTTKLLAGEFLNYQRIWLLSFVLTAAFAIIPVIFFAVLDYNLTRRSLENDAEARASRLASNTWRSLSFFLDERKNALSYVVRSNSFEQLENAQQLKKTLSFLHQSFGGFTDIGIIDATGIQSAYAGPHELEGKNYKDQQWFKDTMAHGISVSDVFLGFRNVPHISIALRHTAPDNSYFIIRATIEHQLPQIISEVKTSGNGDAFLINAQGVLQTPSHHFGDVLEKANIALPLATDQTRTMSITLEDGQELIAAFRDIPNTPFILVVLKSKQVIMSPWHASQSTVIKYLGISISVVLLWIGAVTGYFVRRLKYLDLKRSKYFHMAEYENKMASIGRLAAGVAHEINNPLAIINEKAGLIKDMAHFKQELKEDPRLLEIVDVILNSVKRCSRITRQLLSFGRQTQTTPVPLTLKSVLDEVMVFLVKEAQLKNIFIDIDVPETLPQVVGNRGKLQQVLLNIVNNAFAAMPKDGKLSISAQETEAPFVRLDIVDSGCGISPENLKHIFEPFFSTKTNQGGTGLGLSITYGLVQELGGRIKVKSKINEGTTFIVYLPTTIQEEE is encoded by the coding sequence ATGGCCGAAGATACAACGAATACGGAAAAAAAAGCAGAGGACACAGGCTCAACCACCAAACTTCTTGCAGGGGAGTTCCTTAATTACCAACGAATATGGCTGCTCTCCTTTGTGCTGACAGCCGCATTTGCCATTATTCCTGTTATCTTTTTTGCCGTTTTGGATTACAACCTGACCCGGCGGTCTCTGGAAAATGATGCCGAGGCTAGAGCGTCCCGACTGGCTTCAAACACCTGGCGTTCACTCTCCTTTTTTTTAGATGAACGCAAAAACGCATTAAGCTACGTGGTCCGGTCCAATTCCTTTGAGCAGCTTGAAAATGCACAACAACTAAAAAAAACGTTAAGTTTTCTGCACCAAAGCTTTGGGGGATTTACGGATATCGGCATTATTGATGCCACCGGTATTCAAAGTGCCTATGCCGGCCCCCATGAGTTAGAAGGTAAAAATTACAAGGATCAGCAATGGTTCAAGGACACCATGGCCCATGGAATTTCCGTAAGTGATGTCTTTTTAGGGTTCAGAAACGTCCCCCATATTTCCATTGCCCTGCGTCATACGGCTCCGGACAACAGCTATTTCATTATCCGGGCCACCATTGAACACCAGCTACCCCAAATTATTTCTGAAGTTAAAACATCGGGGAACGGGGATGCCTTTTTGATCAATGCCCAGGGTGTGCTTCAGACCCCTTCCCACCATTTCGGGGATGTGCTTGAAAAAGCGAACATTGCCTTACCCCTGGCCACCGATCAAACCCGTACCATGTCCATCACATTGGAAGATGGACAGGAATTAATTGCGGCGTTCAGGGACATTCCCAATACACCGTTTATCCTGGTGGTGCTTAAATCCAAGCAGGTGATCATGTCCCCCTGGCATGCCAGCCAGTCAACAGTGATCAAGTACTTAGGCATAAGTATATCTGTCGTTCTCTTATGGATTGGTGCAGTGACCGGTTATTTTGTCCGGCGTCTAAAATATTTAGACCTGAAACGTTCCAAATATTTTCATATGGCTGAATATGAAAACAAAATGGCATCCATCGGCCGACTTGCCGCAGGCGTGGCCCATGAGATAAACAATCCACTAGCCATTATCAATGAAAAGGCCGGGCTCATAAAGGATATGGCCCATTTTAAGCAGGAACTGAAAGAGGACCCAAGACTTCTTGAAATTGTAGATGTCATTCTTAACTCTGTGAAACGGTGCAGCAGAATTACACGGCAACTGCTCAGTTTCGGTCGCCAGACCCAGACAACGCCCGTGCCTTTAACCCTTAAATCCGTCCTTGATGAAGTGATGGTGTTTCTGGTAAAAGAGGCACAGCTAAAAAATATTTTTATTGATATAGATGTGCCTGAAACCCTGCCCCAGGTGGTCGGCAACCGGGGTAAGCTGCAGCAGGTTCTGCTAAACATAGTAAATAACGCATTTGCCGCCATGCCTAAAGACGGCAAGCTTTCCATCAGTGCACAAGAAACAGAGGCGCCATTTGTTCGCCTTGATATAGTTGATAGTGGATGTGGTATTTCTCCTGAAAATCTTAAACATATTTTTGAACCGTTTTTTTCCACAAAAACCAATCAAGGCGGCACCGGATTAGGACTTTCAATTACCTATGGCCTTGTCCAGGAATTAGGTGGACGAATTAAAGTAAAAAGCAAAATTAATGAGGGCACAACTTTTATTGTATATCTGCCCACAACAATACAGGAAGAAGAGTGA
- a CDS encoding response regulator: protein MSILTFFSGSYCGKASIISDVIDQSGFKLLTDKDLVATASKQSGMSEKKIAKSFLEKTSVFNKFTHEKERAIAYLRLAAAECLSQDEIMIEGFTSLLIPASISHALRICLIADKAYRIEQAMKEHNISEKEASSLISKSDETTSAWSNTLYKIADPWDASLYDMILPTDKMTKDEAVSMILDNLKNEVIQPTKASKKAAEDFALAARVEVALSKEGHAVGVSARDGLVTLTINTNVLLLGKLEEELKNIVQQVEGVSSVETRIGKGFYQTDIYRRFDFQVPSKVLLVDDEREFVQTLSERLQMRDMGSAIAYDGESALNLVEADEPDVMILDLKMPGIDGIEVLKKVKASRPNIEVIILTGHGSDADREICMKLGAFAYLQKPVDIEELSRNLEAANEKIRQNQ from the coding sequence ATGTCTATACTGACATTTTTCAGCGGTTCATATTGCGGCAAAGCGTCAATCATTTCAGATGTTATTGATCAAAGCGGATTTAAACTACTGACAGATAAAGATCTGGTCGCCACAGCAAGCAAGCAGTCCGGAATGTCCGAAAAGAAAATTGCCAAATCTTTTCTTGAAAAAACATCGGTGTTCAATAAATTCACCCATGAAAAAGAGCGCGCCATTGCTTACCTGCGCCTTGCCGCGGCAGAGTGCCTGTCCCAGGATGAAATCATGATCGAAGGATTTACAAGCCTTTTAATCCCTGCATCCATAAGCCATGCACTAAGGATATGCCTGATTGCAGACAAGGCATATCGAATTGAACAGGCCATGAAAGAACACAACATCAGTGAAAAAGAGGCGTCAAGCCTGATATCAAAAAGCGATGAAACAACCAGTGCATGGTCCAATACACTTTATAAAATTGCAGATCCCTGGGATGCTTCCCTCTACGACATGATATTGCCCACGGACAAGATGACCAAAGATGAAGCCGTCTCAATGATTCTTGATAATCTAAAAAATGAAGTCATCCAGCCCACCAAGGCATCAAAAAAGGCTGCCGAGGACTTTGCCCTGGCAGCACGGGTGGAGGTTGCATTGTCCAAAGAAGGCCATGCGGTTGGTGTCAGTGCCCGGGACGGATTGGTTACCCTGACCATCAATACCAATGTTCTTCTCTTAGGAAAGCTTGAAGAAGAGCTAAAAAATATAGTACAACAGGTTGAAGGGGTATCTTCGGTTGAAACCCGTATCGGCAAGGGATTTTACCAGACAGACATTTATCGCAGGTTTGACTTTCAGGTACCGTCAAAAGTTCTGCTGGTGGATGACGAACGAGAATTTGTCCAGACCCTTTCCGAAAGACTGCAGATGCGTGACATGGGATCCGCCATTGCCTATGACGGTGAATCCGCTCTTAATCTTGTGGAAGCCGATGAGCCCGATGTAATGATCCTGGATCTGAAAATGCCCGGCATTGACGGCATTGAAGTTCTTAAGAAAGTCAAGGCATCCAGACCGAATATTGAAGTGATTATTCTAACAGGACATGGTTCGGACGCAGACAGGGAAATCTGTATGAAGCTTGGTGCATTTGCCTATCTGCAAAAACCTGTTGACATAGAAGAGTTAAGCCGGAATTTGGAGGCTGCAAATGAAAAAATCCGGCAGAACCAATAA
- a CDS encoding response regulator, giving the protein MQILLVDDEKELVSTLAERLGYRGIDAHWAATPNEAISMLSNQSYDIAVLDVQMPDMNGFELKEQMETISPELKFIFMTGHGSEECYHEGCSQTGEAYYLLKPVEIDSLIEKLNQVMLDGGKK; this is encoded by the coding sequence ATGCAGATACTTCTGGTCGATGATGAGAAGGAACTGGTCTCTACCCTGGCAGAACGTCTTGGGTATAGGGGGATTGACGCACACTGGGCTGCCACGCCCAATGAAGCTATTTCCATGCTGTCCAATCAAAGCTATGACATTGCGGTTCTTGATGTTCAAATGCCGGATATGAACGGTTTTGAACTAAAGGAACAGATGGAGACGATATCTCCTGAACTCAAGTTTATTTTTATGACCGGCCATGGATCTGAGGAGTGCTACCATGAAGGATGTTCCCAAACCGGAGAGGCTTATTATCTTTTAAAGCCCGTGGAAATTGACAGTCTGATTGAAAAGCTCAACCAGGTCATGCTTGATGGAGGAAAAAAGTGA
- a CDS encoding sensor histidine kinase, which produces MPTTQEIIDQYGPAYFGRMGASISHDIKNCLAIMNENAGLMSDYLMMAQKGKPLDIERFSAIVQRIEKQIGRADAIVKSLNTFSHSMDKSEQQVDLDEAVGLALGLGARIIANRGIQVNHTQVADTFYVNGSFFFLLSLIWSILENITENLASGAVLNIFSKEDEKSQVCLSFQCEQPFASNFGQQASCQALDLFQAKIVLEDQNTRADLVFGG; this is translated from the coding sequence ATGCCCACAACCCAGGAAATTATAGATCAATACGGCCCGGCTTATTTTGGTCGGATGGGGGCATCCATATCCCATGACATAAAAAACTGCCTGGCCATCATGAATGAAAATGCAGGACTGATGTCTGATTATCTCATGATGGCCCAAAAAGGCAAGCCGCTGGATATCGAGCGGTTTTCAGCAATTGTCCAACGTATTGAAAAACAGATCGGCCGGGCTGATGCTATAGTAAAATCCCTGAATACCTTTTCCCACAGCATGGACAAATCCGAACAACAGGTGGATCTGGATGAAGCGGTGGGGCTTGCCCTGGGTCTTGGTGCAAGGATCATTGCCAATAGAGGCATTCAAGTGAATCATACCCAGGTTGCCGACACGTTTTATGTCAATGGATCTTTCTTCTTCTTATTGTCTCTAATCTGGTCAATTTTAGAAAATATAACGGAAAACCTTGCATCAGGTGCCGTTCTCAATATATTCTCTAAGGAAGATGAGAAAAGCCAAGTTTGTTTAAGTTTTCAGTGCGAACAGCCTTTTGCATCGAATTTTGGCCAACAGGCAAGTTGTCAGGCATTAGATCTATTCCAGGCGAAAATCGTATTGGAAGATCAGAATACCAGAGCAGACCTTGTCTTTGGTGGATAA
- a CDS encoding response regulator has product MSEKVLIIDDEQEFTQALAERMTNRGMDVSTSGSAIEGLKSVEDKSFDVVVLDLQMPEMDGIETLKILKKKKPELQVILLTGHATVEKGIEAMKLGAMDLLEKPADLSTLTEKIKKAQAKKMILVEKKAEERIKEIMETRGW; this is encoded by the coding sequence ATGAGTGAAAAAGTTTTAATCATAGATGACGAACAGGAGTTTACACAAGCCCTGGCAGAGAGAATGACGAACCGGGGAATGGATGTGAGTACTTCGGGTTCCGCCATTGAAGGCTTGAAAAGTGTTGAAGACAAATCCTTTGACGTGGTGGTCCTTGATCTGCAGATGCCGGAGATGGATGGTATCGAAACCTTAAAAATCCTGAAAAAGAAAAAACCTGAGCTGCAGGTGATTCTTTTAACCGGGCATGCAACGGTTGAAAAGGGTATCGAGGCCATGAAGCTAGGCGCGATGGATTTACTTGAAAAACCGGCTGACCTTTCGACCCTGACTGAAAAGATCAAAAAAGCCCAGGCCAAAAAGATGATTCTTGTAGAGAAAAAAGCGGAAGAAAGAATCAAGGAAATCATGGAAACCCGGGGATGGTAG
- a CDS encoding SulP family inorganic anion transporter, whose amino-acid sequence MLTKILPFIEWFKDYSLAKFKIDFVAGLTVALVLIPQSMAYAQLAGLPAYYGLYAAFLPPMIASLFGSSRQLATGPVAVVSLMTAASLEPLASAGSEAFIAYAIVLALTVGIFQLLLGVLRLGLIVNFLSHPVVNGFTNAAAIIIGTSQLSKLFGVYVDKAHHHYETIIRVIESAFHYTHLPTLGMGILSIAIMVGLKRLNPKIPFVLAAVAITTIISWATGFQHNETVAINQIMDEQVQQDIKTFNHTIASIADLSAERTSLTAKIEASKEAPALEQLDLEYQSRILTTKIDAAKHHASEIRTSLREIHFSAVEDSTKGIVFYPKEGQMPDAKIDDRVYRIRIGNKALKTDAVKLSGGGAVVGDVPKGLPKLGIPDINISVFLQLLPYAIIISLLGFMEAIAIAKAMAAKTGQRLDPNQELIGQGLSNILGSFGKSYPVSGSFSRSAVNLQAGAVSGLSSVITSLMVIITLLFFTPLLYHLPQAVLASVIMMAVIGLVNVSGFVHAWHAQWYDGVISVITFIVTLIVAPHLESGIYIGVGLSLAVFLYKSMRPKISILSRGQDQALKDSCVHELATCEHIQLIRFEGPLFFANASYLEDEINDRIQASSDLKHFIIACNGINDIDASGQEALALIIQRLRSAGYGVSLSGVNDAVYKVLARTHLLEEIGKHNIYSTMENALTNVHPQAHANTSEDECPLLVNCLDTQSTK is encoded by the coding sequence ATGTTAACCAAAATACTGCCGTTCATAGAGTGGTTCAAGGATTATTCCCTGGCCAAATTCAAAATTGATTTTGTGGCAGGGCTCACGGTGGCCCTGGTACTTATCCCGCAGTCCATGGCCTATGCCCAATTGGCTGGCCTACCCGCCTATTACGGCCTTTATGCCGCATTTTTACCCCCCATGATAGCGTCTTTGTTCGGTTCCAGCCGCCAGCTGGCAACCGGTCCTGTAGCCGTGGTCTCCTTAATGACCGCAGCAAGCCTTGAACCTTTGGCATCAGCCGGAAGTGAAGCCTTTATAGCCTATGCAATTGTCCTGGCGCTCACGGTTGGTATTTTCCAGCTACTGCTTGGTGTTCTTCGCCTGGGCCTTATTGTTAATTTTCTGTCACATCCCGTTGTTAACGGTTTTACCAATGCTGCGGCAATTATCATCGGCACCTCTCAGCTCTCCAAGCTGTTCGGCGTATATGTGGACAAGGCACATCACCATTATGAAACCATTATCCGGGTCATTGAAAGCGCCTTTCATTACACCCACCTGCCCACCCTTGGCATGGGTATTTTATCCATTGCCATCATGGTGGGATTAAAACGGCTCAATCCAAAAATTCCATTCGTACTTGCTGCGGTTGCCATCACAACGATCATTTCCTGGGCCACCGGATTCCAGCATAATGAAACGGTCGCGATAAACCAAATCATGGATGAGCAGGTTCAACAGGATATCAAGACATTCAACCATACCATTGCATCCATTGCCGATTTAAGTGCCGAACGTACATCGCTGACGGCCAAAATCGAGGCAAGTAAGGAGGCCCCGGCGCTTGAACAATTGGATCTTGAATATCAGTCCAGGATACTTACGACCAAAATTGATGCGGCTAAACACCATGCCTCTGAAATTCGTACAAGCCTTAGGGAAATACACTTCAGCGCAGTTGAAGATAGTACTAAAGGCATCGTTTTTTATCCCAAAGAAGGCCAAATGCCTGATGCCAAGATAGATGACAGGGTATACCGTATCCGCATAGGCAATAAAGCGCTGAAGACCGATGCCGTAAAACTTTCCGGTGGCGGTGCCGTGGTGGGTGACGTTCCAAAAGGGCTCCCCAAACTTGGTATACCTGATATTAACATTTCCGTATTCCTGCAGCTTTTACCCTATGCGATTATCATCTCCCTGCTCGGTTTCATGGAAGCCATCGCCATTGCCAAGGCCATGGCGGCCAAAACAGGACAGAGACTTGATCCCAACCAGGAACTCATCGGCCAGGGTCTTTCCAATATCTTGGGCTCTTTTGGTAAAAGTTATCCGGTATCGGGTTCCTTTTCCAGAAGTGCCGTTAATCTCCAGGCCGGCGCTGTTTCCGGCCTTTCCAGTGTTATTACAAGCCTTATGGTTATCATCACCCTGCTGTTTTTTACACCGTTGCTTTACCATCTGCCCCAGGCAGTCCTTGCTTCTGTTATTATGATGGCGGTTATCGGGCTTGTAAACGTTTCCGGTTTTGTTCATGCCTGGCATGCACAGTGGTACGACGGTGTGATTTCCGTTATTACCTTTATTGTCACCCTGATTGTAGCTCCTCACCTTGAAAGCGGTATTTATATCGGGGTCGGCCTGTCCCTTGCCGTATTTTTGTACAAAAGCATGCGACCCAAAATCAGCATCCTTTCAAGGGGGCAAGATCAGGCACTCAAAGATTCGTGTGTGCATGAACTTGCCACCTGCGAGCATATACAACTGATCCGCTTTGAAGGTCCGCTGTTTTTTGCCAATGCCAGCTATCTTGAAGATGAAATAAACGACCGGATCCAGGCGTCATCAGACCTAAAGCACTTTATTATTGCCTGTAACGGTATCAACGATATCGATGCCTCGGGTCAGGAAGCGCTGGCCTTGATTATTCAGCGTTTGAGAAGTGCCGGATACGGTGTGTCGTTAAGCGGGGTCAATGATGCGGTTTACAAGGTGCTTGCCCGCACGCACCTGCTTGAGGAGATTGGGAAGCATAACATTTATTCCACTATGGAAAATGCGCTGACAAACGTTCATCCCCAGGCCCATGCCAACACCTCGGAAGATGAATGCCCATTACTTGTAAACTGCCTGGACACCCAATCAACAAAATAA
- a CDS encoding PTS sugar transporter subunit IIA: MEILISELCKSLGVSRTTIERWIRQGKLPVSKTGRTYSFHARDLKNWAAKNHISLNLNPRPAQGPETEDKVSLPTAIKSGGVYHDIDTGPDVPSVIGACVERIQAVPDNHKPDLVQQLVKREEALSTGVGGGIAIPHPRTPLNYLEHPMVAVCFLRNPVDYHALDKQPVSTLFFILFPDLKFHLHLLSAISLCLRNRQFSEFLKTCPEQSVLIEKIDALHLTENI; the protein is encoded by the coding sequence ATGGAAATTCTAATATCTGAGTTATGCAAGTCTTTAGGGGTCTCCCGTACAACCATAGAGCGCTGGATCCGCCAGGGAAAGTTGCCTGTGTCCAAAACAGGGAGGACCTACAGTTTTCACGCCAGAGATTTGAAAAACTGGGCTGCGAAAAACCATATTTCCCTCAACTTGAACCCCCGCCCGGCCCAGGGTCCTGAGACCGAAGATAAGGTTTCTTTGCCCACCGCCATAAAGAGCGGCGGCGTATATCACGATATTGATACAGGCCCCGATGTACCGTCAGTAATTGGTGCATGCGTTGAAAGGATTCAGGCCGTTCCGGATAATCACAAACCGGACCTTGTTCAGCAGCTTGTCAAAAGAGAAGAAGCCTTGTCCACAGGGGTTGGCGGCGGCATTGCCATTCCTCACCCAAGAACGCCCCTTAACTATCTTGAACACCCCATGGTCGCAGTCTGCTTTCTTAGAAATCCTGTGGATTATCATGCATTGGATAAGCAGCCTGTCTCAACCCTGTTTTTTATCCTGTTTCCGGATTTAAAATTTCACCTTCACCTGCTCTCAGCTATTTCTTTGTGTTTACGCAACAGACAGTTCAGTGAATTTTTAAAAACCTGCCCGGAACAATCTGTGTTAATCGAAAAGATTGATGCCCTGCACCTGACCGAAAATATATAA